From a region of the Actinopolymorpha singaporensis genome:
- a CDS encoding DUF4037 domain-containing protein → MSPAFVPSLQLNAAFHAEVVAPLVRPAEHAAALLGWGSDVLGYDTDRSTDHGWGPRLQVFVAEADVDAVRARVEEGLPAEFRGWPVRFGWDGVPEQHMVDVLTWRGWLQGQLGVQPLDGMSTLDWLTVPQQQLLGVVRGAVYADPTGELAATREALAWYPPDVWRWLVAAQWGRIAQEVAFVGRTAEVGDDLGSAVLAARLVRDLMGLAFLLAREYRPYTKWVGTAFARLPKADELVPPLRQAVAATDFASREQALVEAYELLGRRHNDSGVSEPVDPHVRPFFSRPFRVPDASGFAQACRNEIEDPWLRALPLVGSVDQFVDSTDVLSAADRTQHLRGLYTGLARGLNAEKDTEKDTEKDTGQDAGLNAGLNAGQD, encoded by the coding sequence GTGTCTCCCGCTTTCGTTCCCTCCCTGCAACTGAACGCAGCCTTCCACGCGGAGGTCGTCGCTCCCCTCGTACGACCGGCAGAGCACGCCGCCGCCCTGTTGGGCTGGGGGTCGGACGTGCTCGGCTACGACACCGACCGCTCCACCGACCACGGCTGGGGCCCCCGGCTGCAGGTGTTCGTCGCGGAGGCGGACGTGGACGCGGTACGCGCCCGGGTCGAGGAGGGGCTGCCGGCGGAGTTCCGCGGCTGGCCGGTCCGGTTCGGCTGGGACGGCGTACCCGAGCAGCACATGGTCGACGTCCTCACCTGGCGAGGCTGGTTGCAGGGTCAGCTCGGTGTCCAGCCACTGGACGGGATGAGCACCCTCGACTGGCTGACGGTGCCGCAACAGCAGCTCCTCGGGGTGGTCCGCGGCGCGGTGTACGCGGACCCGACGGGCGAGCTGGCGGCGACCCGGGAGGCGCTGGCGTGGTACCCGCCGGACGTGTGGCGGTGGCTGGTGGCCGCGCAGTGGGGCCGGATCGCGCAGGAAGTGGCGTTCGTGGGCCGGACCGCGGAGGTGGGCGACGACCTCGGTTCGGCGGTGCTCGCCGCCCGGCTGGTGCGTGACCTGATGGGACTGGCGTTCCTGCTGGCCAGGGAGTACCGCCCGTACACCAAGTGGGTGGGCACCGCGTTCGCCCGGCTGCCGAAGGCGGACGAACTCGTACCGCCGCTGCGGCAGGCCGTCGCGGCCACCGACTTCGCGAGCCGGGAGCAGGCACTGGTCGAGGCGTACGAACTGCTCGGCCGGCGACACAACGACTCCGGGGTCAGCGAGCCGGTCGACCCGCACGTGCGGCCCTTCTTCAGCCGGCCGTTCCGGGTGCCGGACGCGAGCGGGTTCGCGCAGGCGTGCCGGAACGAGATCGAGGACCCTTGGCTGCGGGCGCTGCCGCTGGTCGGGTCGGTGGACCAGTTCGTCGACTCCACCGACGTGCTCAGTGCCGCTGACCGGACCCAGCACCTGCGCGGGCTGTACACCGGGCTGGCCAGGGGGCTGAACGCCGAGAAGGACACCGAGAAGGACACCGAGAAGGACACCGGCCAGGACGCCGGGCTGAACGCCGGGCTGAACGCTGGGCAGGACTGA
- the aroH gene encoding chorismate mutase — translation MAVRAVRGATQLEVDEREHLLERVAELVRTVLHSNDLTNDDLISVIFTATSDVQSEFPAYAARLMGMTDVPLLCARELEIGGGMPLVVRLLAHVETDLTRDEVTHVYLHGAAALRRDLAHVHAVPDETQA, via the coding sequence GTGGCTGTCCGGGCAGTACGTGGCGCGACCCAGCTCGAGGTCGACGAACGCGAACACCTGCTGGAGCGGGTCGCGGAACTCGTCCGCACCGTCCTGCACAGCAACGACCTCACCAACGACGACCTGATCAGCGTCATCTTCACCGCCACCTCCGACGTGCAGTCGGAGTTCCCCGCCTACGCCGCCCGGCTGATGGGGATGACCGACGTCCCGCTGCTGTGCGCCCGGGAGCTGGAGATCGGCGGCGGAATGCCACTGGTGGTGAGGTTGCTCGCCCACGTGGAGACCGATCTCACCCGCGACGAGGTCACCCATGTCTACCTGCACGGTGCGGCCGCGCTGCGACGCGACCTGGCCCACGTGCACGCCGTACCCGACGAGACGCAGGCATGA
- a CDS encoding acetate/propionate family kinase, producing MRVLVVNAGSATLKLSLLDDDELLDSRHVETSDAASGHKALAEALEAMERPDAVGHRVVHGGPAYTRAVRIDPRVRERLGEYTSLAPLHQPAALAGIDLVSEQLPDVPAVACFDTAFHSTLPPAASTYAVPARWREECGLRKYGFHGLSAAYSARRAAEMVDRPVQELRTVVCHLGAGASATAVRAGRSVDTTMGFTPLAGLVMASRPGDVDPGLLVWLLRNGVVDTEGLDHALERDSGLVGLAGTPDMRQVVERAQAGDAQASMAIGVYVHRLRGLVAAMTASLGCLDVLVFTGGVGEHAPLVRARAVEGLTFLGLALDDEANSQADGDTDVTAPTARARTLVIEAREDLQIAAEVRRLCQ from the coding sequence ATGCGGGTGCTCGTGGTGAACGCCGGGTCGGCGACCCTCAAGCTGTCCCTGCTCGACGACGACGAACTGCTGGACAGCAGGCACGTGGAGACCTCCGATGCCGCGTCTGGCCACAAGGCGCTGGCCGAGGCACTGGAGGCGATGGAGCGCCCGGACGCGGTCGGCCACCGTGTGGTGCACGGCGGTCCGGCCTACACCCGCGCGGTCCGGATCGACCCCCGCGTGCGCGAGCGGCTGGGGGAGTACACCTCGCTCGCGCCGCTGCACCAGCCCGCCGCGCTCGCCGGGATCGACCTGGTGTCCGAGCAGCTTCCGGACGTGCCGGCGGTGGCGTGCTTCGACACAGCGTTCCACTCCACCCTGCCGCCCGCCGCCTCGACCTACGCGGTGCCGGCGCGGTGGCGGGAGGAGTGCGGCCTGCGCAAGTACGGCTTCCACGGGCTGTCCGCCGCCTACTCCGCCCGCCGTGCCGCGGAGATGGTGGACCGTCCGGTGCAGGAACTGCGGACGGTGGTCTGCCACCTCGGCGCCGGCGCGTCGGCGACCGCGGTCCGGGCCGGCCGCAGCGTCGACACCACGATGGGGTTCACACCGCTGGCCGGGCTGGTGATGGCCAGCCGGCCCGGTGACGTCGACCCCGGCCTGCTGGTGTGGCTGCTGCGCAACGGTGTTGTCGACACCGAGGGCCTGGACCACGCGCTGGAACGCGACAGCGGGCTGGTCGGCCTGGCCGGCACGCCGGACATGCGACAGGTCGTGGAGCGGGCCCAGGCGGGGGACGCCCAGGCCAGTATGGCCATCGGGGTGTACGTCCACCGGCTGCGCGGCCTGGTCGCCGCGATGACGGCGAGCCTGGGCTGCCTGGACGTCCTCGTGTTCACCGGCGGCGTCGGCGAGCACGCCCCGCTGGTTCGCGCCCGCGCCGTGGAGGGCCTGACCTTCCTCGGCCTGGCGCTGGACGACGAGGCGAACTCCCAGGCCGACGGCGACACCGACGTCACCGCGCCGACCGCGCGGGCGCGGACGCTGGTGATCGAGGCCCGCGAGGACCTGCAGATCGCCGCGGAGGTACGCCGGCTCTGCCAGTGA
- a CDS encoding VOC family protein, producing the protein MAVGVFAGIPVRDYGSALEWYKRLFGAEPAFYPNDIEAVWQLAENRYVYIIRDPGRAGGAVSMIWVDDPTAEVARISGQGLEPVDIEKHGSVWKYIFHDGDGNETGIGGEVSTPG; encoded by the coding sequence ATGGCAGTAGGAGTGTTCGCAGGCATCCCGGTGCGCGACTATGGCAGCGCGCTGGAGTGGTACAAGCGGCTGTTCGGCGCCGAACCGGCCTTCTATCCGAACGACATCGAGGCGGTCTGGCAGTTGGCCGAGAACCGGTACGTGTACATCATTCGGGATCCCGGCAGAGCCGGCGGGGCCGTCAGCATGATCTGGGTCGACGACCCGACAGCGGAGGTTGCGAGGATCTCCGGACAGGGCCTGGAGCCGGTCGACATCGAGAAGCACGGCTCGGTCTGGAAGTACATCTTCCACGACGGCGACGGCAACGAGACCGGAATCGGCGGTGAGGTCTCGACGCCCGGCTGA
- the cmk gene encoding (d)CMP kinase has protein sequence MERADHADQADHADDARTAGIVVAIDGPSGSGKSSAARGTARRLGLRYLDTGAMYRAMTWWMMRAGTPVDDADEVAARSGEPDLQVGTDPDLPTITVDGIDVSGPIRSREVTNAVSAVSAVPAVRHRLVALQRELIGDGGIVVEGRDIGTTVAPDATVKVYLTAHEQERARRRAAEGLGGAKVEVTLTQQELALRDKKDSTRTASPLNQAPDAVVLDTTALNLNQVIERICALADERAGMPGRR, from the coding sequence GTGGAGCGAGCCGACCACGCCGACCAGGCCGACCACGCCGATGACGCCCGTACGGCGGGGATCGTGGTGGCCATCGACGGGCCGTCCGGTTCCGGCAAGTCCAGCGCCGCCCGCGGGACCGCACGCCGGCTGGGTCTGCGCTACCTCGACACCGGTGCGATGTACCGCGCGATGACGTGGTGGATGATGCGCGCCGGCACCCCGGTCGACGACGCCGACGAGGTGGCCGCGCGTTCCGGGGAGCCCGACCTGCAGGTCGGCACCGACCCCGACCTTCCCACGATCACCGTCGACGGCATCGACGTCTCCGGGCCGATCCGGTCCCGTGAGGTGACCAACGCGGTCAGCGCGGTGTCCGCGGTTCCCGCCGTACGGCACCGGCTGGTGGCCTTGCAGCGTGAGCTCATCGGCGACGGTGGCATCGTCGTCGAGGGACGCGACATCGGGACGACCGTGGCACCGGACGCGACTGTCAAGGTCTACCTGACAGCGCACGAGCAGGAGCGGGCGCGACGGCGGGCCGCCGAGGGGCTGGGCGGTGCGAAGGTCGAGGTGACGCTCACCCAGCAGGAGCTTGCCCTTCGGGACAAGAAGGACTCCACGCGGACGGCGTCACCGCTCAACCAGGCCCCCGACGCGGTCGTGCTCGACACCACCGCGCTGAACCTCAACCAGGTCATCGAGCGCATCTGCGCCCTCGCCGACGAGCGCGCCGGAATGCCCGGGCGACGCTGA
- a CDS encoding prephenate dehydrogenase, translating to MTEPPFRRVVVIGAGLMGTSVALALRRSGVEVLLEDADPGNLRVAVSLGAGVPVTPPVSSGDATGGGPADLSDPTDLVVVGVPPAALGTVIAEALARFPAAAVTDVGSVKAAALADTRAHASAGPGLDRYVGGHPMAGSEQSGPLAARADLFDGRAWAVTPHVDSRPDAVAAVDQLARTCGAFPVQLSPGEHDEAVALVSHLPQVASTVVAGLLTTAAEGHLVLAGQGLRDVTRIAGGDPELWTQILSANAEPVARLLHEAADNLHRVAHNLEKRDAGEAGLADLRNSLERGATGVRRLPGKHGARPEAFSPVPVLLPDRPGELARLFADVGAAGVNIEDVRIDHSPNTPAGLVELWVHQDTVPALLEALAHHGWDVHG from the coding sequence ATGACCGAGCCGCCGTTCCGCCGGGTGGTGGTGATCGGGGCCGGCCTGATGGGCACCTCGGTCGCGCTGGCGCTGCGCAGGTCCGGGGTGGAGGTGCTGCTGGAGGACGCCGACCCGGGAAACCTGCGGGTCGCGGTGTCCCTCGGCGCGGGCGTACCCGTCACTCCACCCGTCAGTTCAGGCGACGCGACCGGCGGCGGCCCAGCAGACCTGAGTGATCCGACCGACCTGGTGGTGGTCGGCGTGCCCCCGGCGGCGCTCGGCACGGTCATCGCCGAGGCGCTGGCCCGGTTCCCCGCCGCCGCCGTCACCGACGTCGGCAGCGTCAAGGCCGCCGCCCTCGCCGACACCAGGGCACACGCGTCCGCGGGGCCGGGACTGGATCGCTACGTCGGTGGGCATCCGATGGCCGGAAGCGAGCAGTCCGGTCCGCTGGCGGCCCGCGCCGACCTGTTCGACGGCCGGGCCTGGGCGGTGACACCGCACGTCGACAGCCGCCCCGACGCGGTGGCCGCGGTGGATCAATTGGCCCGTACGTGCGGAGCCTTTCCCGTCCAGCTCTCACCCGGTGAGCACGACGAGGCGGTCGCGCTGGTCTCCCACCTGCCTCAGGTCGCCTCGACCGTGGTCGCCGGCCTGCTGACCACAGCGGCGGAGGGGCACCTCGTCCTCGCCGGACAGGGCCTGCGCGACGTGACCCGGATCGCCGGCGGCGACCCGGAGCTGTGGACCCAGATCCTTTCCGCCAACGCCGAGCCGGTCGCCCGGCTGCTGCACGAGGCCGCCGACAACCTCCACCGGGTCGCGCACAACCTGGAGAAGCGGGACGCGGGCGAGGCGGGGCTGGCCGACCTGCGCAACTCCCTGGAACGCGGTGCGACCGGCGTACGCCGGCTGCCCGGCAAGCACGGTGCGCGGCCGGAGGCGTTCAGCCCGGTACCGGTTCTGCTGCCCGACCGGCCGGGGGAGCTGGCCCGCCTGTTCGCCGACGTGGGCGCGGCCGGGGTCAACATCGAGGACGTCCGGATCGATCACAGCCCCAACACCCCGGCCGGCCTGGTGGAGCTGTGGGTCCACCAGGACACCGTTCCTGCCCTGCTGGAGGCCCTGGCTCACCACGGGTGGGACGTGCACGGGTAG
- a CDS encoding lysophospholipid acyltransferase family protein: protein MSEPAVTPYWHDVPGPPRRGLVASRPLVARLVRATWKVRVHDDHHVPSTGPVILASNHVGILDGPLLCAVARRPVHAIVKKEMFRGAVGRTLRGMGQIPVDRRATDPAAVKAALAVLHRGDALAIYPEGARGAGDFTVIKSGVAYLALCTGAPVVPVVCLGTRLPGAPIGSVPPARSPVDLVFGPPVTLPRTDWPRRQDVVREQAQWLQKWLVGHLRYACELTGRELPGPAAHPEPEPGPVVTP, encoded by the coding sequence ATGAGCGAGCCGGCTGTGACTCCGTACTGGCACGACGTGCCCGGGCCGCCCCGGCGCGGTCTGGTGGCGTCGCGTCCTCTCGTGGCGAGGCTGGTGCGGGCGACCTGGAAGGTACGGGTGCACGACGACCACCACGTGCCCTCCACCGGCCCGGTGATCCTCGCGTCCAACCATGTCGGCATCCTCGACGGCCCGCTGCTGTGCGCGGTCGCCCGCCGCCCCGTGCACGCCATCGTCAAGAAGGAGATGTTCCGTGGCGCGGTCGGCCGGACACTTCGCGGGATGGGACAGATCCCCGTCGACCGGCGGGCCACCGACCCGGCTGCTGTCAAAGCGGCCTTGGCGGTGCTGCACCGCGGGGACGCACTGGCGATCTACCCCGAGGGCGCCCGCGGCGCCGGCGACTTCACGGTGATCAAGTCCGGAGTGGCCTACCTCGCGTTGTGCACGGGTGCGCCGGTGGTGCCGGTCGTGTGCCTGGGCACCCGGTTGCCGGGCGCGCCGATCGGTTCGGTGCCGCCCGCGCGGTCGCCGGTCGACCTGGTGTTCGGCCCGCCGGTGACTTTGCCGCGTACGGACTGGCCCCGGCGTCAGGACGTGGTCCGCGAACAGGCCCAGTGGTTGCAGAAATGGCTGGTGGGTCATCTGCGTTATGCCTGCGAGCTGACCGGCCGGGAACTCCCGGGGCCGGCCGCCCACCCGGAGCCCGAACCCGGCCCGGTGGTCACGCCGTAG
- a CDS encoding acyltransferase domain-containing protein, translating into MSELDAAAVTAWLGGGEEYATWVSELDRVGPPQTEVTLAEPAQVQALAEPLGLHADDAADIVATRFTAADDPQLWWLLQRCHEHLISGMGTLDTPWLRWPNLPAELDAKGRFFYVHVFLASIPSLLRYHESRGIPASDSWAILADLGRQIAIYRRIHGVGGLDVQGWFSLHFRGLIYDFGRLQFNRALVHFDDETISAGGAPFRKGDPVLGVHIPESGPMTPEACDESFRRAREFYDRYFPEDKYRYGVCSSWLLDPQLADYLPEDSNIIRFQRRFEILPGGHEGDKDVFQFVFRMIDPTLDQLPRRTTLERAVAAHLEAGKHWQVRSGWVAL; encoded by the coding sequence GTGAGTGAGCTGGACGCGGCCGCGGTGACGGCCTGGCTGGGCGGCGGCGAGGAGTACGCCACCTGGGTGAGCGAGCTGGACCGGGTCGGCCCACCCCAGACCGAGGTCACCCTGGCCGAACCCGCGCAGGTGCAGGCGCTGGCCGAGCCGCTCGGGCTGCACGCCGACGACGCGGCCGACATCGTGGCCACGAGGTTCACCGCGGCCGACGACCCGCAGCTGTGGTGGCTGCTGCAGCGGTGCCACGAGCACCTGATCTCCGGCATGGGCACCCTGGACACACCGTGGCTGCGCTGGCCGAACCTGCCCGCGGAGCTGGACGCGAAGGGGCGGTTCTTCTACGTCCACGTCTTCCTCGCCTCCATCCCGTCGCTGCTGCGCTACCACGAGAGCCGCGGCATCCCGGCGTCGGACAGCTGGGCGATCCTGGCCGACCTCGGCCGCCAGATCGCGATCTACCGCCGTATCCACGGCGTCGGCGGCCTGGACGTGCAGGGCTGGTTCTCGCTGCACTTCCGCGGGCTGATCTACGACTTCGGCCGGCTGCAGTTCAACCGGGCGCTGGTCCACTTCGACGACGAGACGATCTCGGCCGGGGGAGCGCCGTTCCGCAAGGGGGATCCCGTACTCGGCGTACACATCCCCGAGTCCGGGCCGATGACGCCCGAGGCGTGCGACGAGTCGTTCCGCCGAGCCCGGGAGTTCTACGACCGGTACTTCCCCGAGGACAAGTACCGCTACGGCGTCTGCTCGTCCTGGCTGCTCGACCCGCAGCTGGCCGACTACCTGCCCGAGGACTCCAACATCATCCGGTTCCAGCGGCGGTTCGAGATCCTGCCGGGCGGCCACGAGGGCGACAAGGACGTGTTCCAGTTCGTGTTCCGGATGATCGACCCGACGCTCGACCAGCTTCCCCGGCGTACGACGTTGGAGCGCGCGGTCGCCGCGCACCTCGAGGCCGGCAAGCACTGGCAGGTGCGCTCGGGCTGGGTCGCGCTGTAG
- a CDS encoding aminoglycoside phosphotransferase family protein yields the protein MRIVVPPSFVEERVRLAGPDAHAWLDRLPDFVAELARQWAVEVLPDPPRHGAHSLVLTARRGSQPCVLKVCWDPASTVMEAEALRAWDGRGIVRLLAARPEDGALLLERLDAGRSLADVELYEAAGVAGGLLRRLTVPRTPDQPLPAGTPKLADLGAEIAATVHDRQRGLGDPVPARWIDLVATTARDLAADAGSDLVHADLHYGNVLAADREPWLAIDPKPVAGEPEFAVPELMWTRVDEAPDAETIRDLLGVLTTAGGLDPDRARAWAIVRAVDYWLWGLGIGLTIDPPRCERVVAALV from the coding sequence ATGCGGATCGTCGTACCCCCGAGCTTCGTGGAGGAGCGCGTCCGGCTCGCCGGACCGGACGCCCACGCGTGGCTCGACCGGCTGCCCGACTTCGTGGCGGAGCTTGCCCGGCAGTGGGCGGTGGAGGTGCTGCCCGATCCGCCGCGCCACGGCGCGCACAGCCTGGTCCTCACCGCTCGGCGCGGCTCACAGCCCTGCGTACTCAAGGTCTGCTGGGATCCGGCGAGCACGGTCATGGAGGCGGAGGCGCTGCGGGCCTGGGACGGGCGTGGCATCGTCCGGCTGCTCGCCGCCCGGCCCGAGGACGGCGCGCTGCTGCTGGAACGCCTGGACGCCGGGCGGTCGCTCGCCGACGTTGAGCTGTACGAGGCGGCCGGGGTCGCCGGCGGGCTGCTGCGCCGGCTCACGGTGCCGCGCACGCCCGACCAGCCGCTGCCCGCCGGGACACCGAAGCTCGCCGACCTCGGCGCCGAGATCGCGGCCACGGTGCACGACCGCCAACGCGGTCTGGGTGATCCGGTGCCCGCGCGGTGGATCGACCTGGTCGCCACGACCGCCCGCGACCTGGCCGCGGACGCGGGCAGCGACCTGGTGCACGCCGACCTGCACTACGGCAACGTGCTGGCGGCCGACCGCGAACCCTGGCTGGCGATCGACCCCAAGCCGGTCGCGGGCGAGCCGGAGTTCGCGGTGCCGGAACTGATGTGGACCCGGGTGGACGAGGCGCCCGACGCGGAAACGATCCGCGACCTGCTCGGCGTCCTGACCACGGCCGGTGGGCTGGACCCCGACCGGGCCCGCGCCTGGGCGATCGTCCGCGCGGTCGACTACTGGTTGTGGGGCCTCGGCATCGGCCTCACCATCGACCCGCCGCGCTGCGAACGCGTGGTGGCCGCCCTCGTCTGA
- a CDS encoding ester cyclase, which produces MTGTPDRASARQFYYRFLVELWGAEPARRAQLAAELVTDDFAIRRGGHDDPARGPKALLALVEQSAALFDDIDVRIDQGPIADGDMVAARWTFTGSYRGGLPGARAPEGTRVAFSGLDLVRLADGRAAEYWVSSDADHLMRQLQVEG; this is translated from the coding sequence ATGACCGGCACACCGGACCGCGCGAGCGCACGGCAGTTCTACTACCGTTTCCTCGTCGAGTTGTGGGGCGCCGAACCCGCACGGCGCGCCCAGCTCGCCGCGGAACTCGTGACCGACGACTTCGCCATCCGCCGCGGCGGGCACGACGACCCCGCCCGCGGCCCGAAGGCGCTGCTCGCGCTGGTCGAGCAGAGCGCCGCGCTGTTCGACGACATCGACGTACGGATCGACCAGGGCCCGATCGCGGACGGTGACATGGTCGCAGCGCGCTGGACATTCACCGGCAGCTACAGAGGCGGACTGCCGGGGGCCCGGGCACCGGAGGGGACGCGGGTGGCATTCTCTGGACTTGACCTGGTGCGGCTGGCAGACGGCCGGGCCGCGGAGTACTGGGTGTCCTCGGACGCCGACCACCTGATGCGGCAGCTCCAGGTCGAGGGCTGA
- the der gene encoding ribosome biogenesis GTPase Der, translating into MSNEEYGRVEDYVDDLDGFEEFDGTAFEAEDEAAENVPVVAVVGRPNVGKSTLVNRILGRREAVVEDLPGVTRDRVAYDADWRGRRFTLVDTGGWDPEAKGFMARVSAQAELAVDAADVVLFVLDATVGATDVDEAVVKILRRSGKPVVVAANKADDHRGEADATALWSLGLGEPLAVSAMHGRGTGDLLDAVFEVLPEAPAEREPGTGGPRRIALVGKPNVGKSSLLNRLAGQERVVVDSVAGTTVDPVDELVELGGKTWRFIDTAGIRRRVREASGHEYYASLRTSAAIDRAEVAVVLLDASQPLSEQDLRIITTVVEAGRGLVLAFNKWDLVDEDRRLRLEKELDRQVRVQWAPRVNVSARTGWHVDRLVRAMETSLAGWQTRIPTGQLNAFLGRLVASHPHPVRGGKQPRILFGTQPQTSPPKFLLFTTGFIEASYRRFVERRLREEFGFAGSPIMISVKVREKRKKS; encoded by the coding sequence GTGAGCAACGAGGAGTATGGCCGCGTCGAGGACTACGTCGATGATCTCGACGGGTTCGAGGAGTTCGACGGAACGGCCTTCGAGGCTGAGGACGAAGCAGCCGAGAACGTACCCGTGGTGGCTGTCGTCGGGCGGCCGAACGTCGGCAAGTCCACCCTGGTCAACCGCATCCTCGGCCGGCGCGAGGCGGTCGTGGAGGACCTGCCCGGCGTGACCCGCGACCGCGTCGCCTACGACGCGGACTGGCGCGGGCGCCGGTTCACGCTGGTCGACACCGGCGGCTGGGACCCCGAGGCGAAGGGCTTCATGGCGCGGGTGTCCGCACAGGCCGAACTGGCCGTGGACGCCGCCGACGTGGTGCTGTTCGTGCTCGACGCCACCGTCGGGGCGACCGACGTGGACGAGGCCGTGGTGAAGATCCTGCGGCGGTCGGGCAAACCGGTCGTGGTCGCCGCCAACAAGGCCGACGACCATCGCGGCGAGGCCGACGCCACCGCCTTGTGGTCGCTCGGGCTGGGCGAGCCGCTGGCGGTGTCGGCGATGCACGGGCGGGGGACCGGCGACCTGCTCGACGCGGTGTTCGAGGTGCTTCCGGAGGCGCCGGCCGAACGCGAGCCCGGCACCGGCGGCCCGCGCCGGATCGCCCTTGTGGGCAAGCCGAACGTCGGAAAGTCCAGCCTGCTGAACCGGCTCGCCGGTCAGGAGCGCGTGGTCGTCGACTCCGTGGCCGGCACCACCGTCGACCCGGTGGACGAGCTGGTCGAACTCGGCGGCAAGACCTGGCGGTTCATCGACACCGCCGGGATCCGGCGCCGGGTCCGCGAAGCGTCGGGGCACGAGTACTACGCGAGTCTGCGTACCTCCGCCGCGATCGACCGCGCCGAGGTGGCTGTCGTACTCCTGGACGCCTCCCAGCCGCTGTCGGAGCAGGATCTGCGGATCATCACCACCGTCGTGGAGGCGGGGCGCGGCCTGGTGCTGGCGTTCAACAAGTGGGACCTCGTGGACGAGGATCGCCGGCTGCGGCTGGAGAAGGAACTCGACCGGCAGGTCCGCGTCCAGTGGGCGCCGCGGGTGAACGTGAGCGCCCGCACCGGCTGGCACGTCGACCGGCTGGTCCGGGCGATGGAGACGTCGCTGGCCGGCTGGCAGACCCGGATCCCGACCGGGCAGCTGAACGCGTTCCTCGGCCGGCTGGTCGCCTCGCATCCGCACCCGGTCCGGGGCGGCAAGCAGCCCCGCATCCTGTTCGGCACCCAGCCGCAGACGTCGCCGCCGAAGTTCCTGCTGTTCACCACGGGCTTCATCGAGGCGTCGTACCGCAGGTTCGTCGAGCGGCGGCTGCGGGAGGAGTTCGGCTTCGCCGGCTCGCCGATCATGATCTCGGTGAAGGTACGGGAGAAGCGGAAGAAGAGCTGA